In a single window of the Pseudochaenichthys georgianus chromosome 16, fPseGeo1.2, whole genome shotgun sequence genome:
- the mag gene encoding myelin-associated glycoprotein isoform X4 — MWCLELLLPLLLIINDARCQWNVWVPRDISAMTNSCVVIPCTFMYPSGIRPYRGTHGIWYFGQPYPQLFPPVVFKSRTDVVHESYKGRTKLLGDLNQRNCTLLINNIGAEHSGKYYFRADLGGANMYTYPDFSELKVLDQPNIDVPEEIVSDVSLELTCYAPDNCPEMTPEIQWMYIDYLPDPEISSDFLEDGNTAVLSSTLTFTPRPMHNGQLLGCRVYYPNTTLVYERLISLDIKYSPRSVWVNVSSEVMEGSSVMLHCEVDSNPPSRISWMFGDQELLWDTASNVSLSLDDVTPAQEGIYTCYGDNGYGIMNTSLYLAVNYPPREPVVNDSMTILDGSTLALHCSTQGSPAPTLTWLKDGELVGTITADELSVLEIVEITPQGDGQYRCLAENEHGRASSSFNITVEYAPVLLEESKCTVVREGVQCVCIATGNPEPTIEFYLPDVNVTINETDGRYNFYTHTDGHTSTGMIKLREKGERVDNGGPAVNVHCSYFNTYGRESVQLELQQEKKYMMAVIVGTIGGVAVIAFIIAAVRYVGHNNKNLRQSCWAQSLTPF; from the exons ATGTGGTGTTTGGAGCTACTTTTACCGCTGCTGTTGATCATCAACG ATGCCAGGTGCCAGTGGAACGTTTGGGTACCTCGGGACATCTCGGCCATGACAAACTCCTGCGTGGTCATCCCGTGCACATTCATGTATCCGTCCGGTATCAGGCCGTACCGTGGCACTCACGGTATCTGGTACTTCGGCCAGCCCTACCCTCAACTCttccctcctgttgtcttcaaATCACGCACAGACGTTGTGCATGAGAGCTACAAAGGACGGACCAAGCTGCTGGGTGACCTGAAccagaggaactgcacactgctcaTCAACAACATCGGAGCAGAGCACTCGGGGAAATACTACTTTCGTGCTGACCTCGGGGGAGCCAACATGTACACGTACCCAGACTTCTCTGAGCTCAAAGTTCTGG ATCAACCCAACATCGACGTCCCGGAGGAGATTGTCAGCGATGTAAGCCTGGAGCTGACGTGCTATGCTCCCGACAACTGCCCCGAGATGACTCCAGAGATCCAGTGGATGTACATCGACTACCTGCCCGACCCAGAGATCAGCTCTGACTTCCTGGAGGATGGCAACACGGCCGTGCTCTCCAGCACCCTCACCTTCACACCCAGACCTATGCACAACGGGCAGCTCCTGGGCTGCAGGGTCTACTACCCCAACACCACGCTGGTCTATGAGAGGCTCATCTCTCTGGACATAAAGT ACTCTCCGCGCTCTGTGTGGGTGAATGTGTCCTCGGAGGTGATGGAGGGCAGCTCTGTGATGCTGCACTGCGAGGTGGACAGTAACCCTCCTTCAAGGATTTCCTGGATGTTTGGAGACCAGGAGCTGCTGTGGGACACGGCGTCCAACGTCTCCCTCTCCCTGGACGATGTGACGCCTGCACAGGAGGGAATCTACACGTGCTACGGGGACAATGGCTATGGCATCATGAACACTTCACTGTACCTGGCTGTCAATT ACCCTCCCCGCGAGCCTGTGGTAAACGACTCCATGACGATACTCGATGGATCTACGCTGGCCTTGCACTGTAGCACCCAGGGCAGCCCGGCCCCCACCCTCACCTGGCTGAAGGACGGGGAGCTGGTGGGCACCATCACCGCCGACGAGCTGTCAGTACTGGAGATTGTGGAGATCACCCCCCAGGGAGACGGACAGTACCGCTGCCTGGCCGAGAACGAGCATGGGAGAGCCAGCAGCTCCTTCAACATCACTGTTGAGT ATGCCCCTGTCCTTCTGGAGGAGTCAAAGTGCACCGTGGTGAGGGAGGGTGTCCAGTGTGTGTGCATTGCCACAGGAAACCCTGAACCCACCATTGAGTTCTACCTGCCCGATGTGAATGTCACCATCAACGAAACAGACGGCCGGTACAacttctacacacacacagacggacaCACCTCTACGGGAATGATCAAGCTGCGGGAGAAAGGCGAGCGGGTAGACAACGGAGGCCCAGCCGTCAACGTCCACTGCAGCTACTTCAACACGTACGGAAGAGAGAGCGTACAACTGGAGCTGCAGCAGGAGA AAAAGTACATGATGGCAGTTATAGTTGGCACTATAGGAGGAGTGGCCGTCATAGCCTTCATCATTGCAGCAGTGAGATACGTTGGCCACAACAACAAGAA CTTAAGACAGAGCTGTTGGGCTCAAAGTTTAACTCCATTCTAG
- the mag gene encoding myelin-associated glycoprotein isoform X1, whose translation MWCLELLLPLLLIINDARCQWNVWVPRDISAMTNSCVVIPCTFMYPSGIRPYRGTHGIWYFGQPYPQLFPPVVFKSRTDVVHESYKGRTKLLGDLNQRNCTLLINNIGAEHSGKYYFRADLGGANMYTYPDFSELKVLDQPNIDVPEEIVSDVSLELTCYAPDNCPEMTPEIQWMYIDYLPDPEISSDFLEDGNTAVLSSTLTFTPRPMHNGQLLGCRVYYPNTTLVYERLISLDIKYSPRSVWVNVSSEVMEGSSVMLHCEVDSNPPSRISWMFGDQELLWDTASNVSLSLDDVTPAQEGIYTCYGDNGYGIMNTSLYLAVNYPPREPVVNDSMTILDGSTLALHCSTQGSPAPTLTWLKDGELVGTITADELSVLEIVEITPQGDGQYRCLAENEHGRASSSFNITVEYAPVLLEESKCTVVREGVQCVCIATGNPEPTIEFYLPDVNVTINETDGRYNFYTHTDGHTSTGMIKLREKGERVDNGGPAVNVHCSYFNTYGRESVQLELQQEKKYMMAVIVGTIGGVAVIAFIIAAVRYVGHNNKKENGTPRQDVVLENPALYYSAVKKDKQNLRKKVLKTELLGSKFNSILEETTGEDGDYQPVGSLAGLERQELNYAALEFIGARSREGASGRGDDDSNYTEIKAK comes from the exons ATGTGGTGTTTGGAGCTACTTTTACCGCTGCTGTTGATCATCAACG ATGCCAGGTGCCAGTGGAACGTTTGGGTACCTCGGGACATCTCGGCCATGACAAACTCCTGCGTGGTCATCCCGTGCACATTCATGTATCCGTCCGGTATCAGGCCGTACCGTGGCACTCACGGTATCTGGTACTTCGGCCAGCCCTACCCTCAACTCttccctcctgttgtcttcaaATCACGCACAGACGTTGTGCATGAGAGCTACAAAGGACGGACCAAGCTGCTGGGTGACCTGAAccagaggaactgcacactgctcaTCAACAACATCGGAGCAGAGCACTCGGGGAAATACTACTTTCGTGCTGACCTCGGGGGAGCCAACATGTACACGTACCCAGACTTCTCTGAGCTCAAAGTTCTGG ATCAACCCAACATCGACGTCCCGGAGGAGATTGTCAGCGATGTAAGCCTGGAGCTGACGTGCTATGCTCCCGACAACTGCCCCGAGATGACTCCAGAGATCCAGTGGATGTACATCGACTACCTGCCCGACCCAGAGATCAGCTCTGACTTCCTGGAGGATGGCAACACGGCCGTGCTCTCCAGCACCCTCACCTTCACACCCAGACCTATGCACAACGGGCAGCTCCTGGGCTGCAGGGTCTACTACCCCAACACCACGCTGGTCTATGAGAGGCTCATCTCTCTGGACATAAAGT ACTCTCCGCGCTCTGTGTGGGTGAATGTGTCCTCGGAGGTGATGGAGGGCAGCTCTGTGATGCTGCACTGCGAGGTGGACAGTAACCCTCCTTCAAGGATTTCCTGGATGTTTGGAGACCAGGAGCTGCTGTGGGACACGGCGTCCAACGTCTCCCTCTCCCTGGACGATGTGACGCCTGCACAGGAGGGAATCTACACGTGCTACGGGGACAATGGCTATGGCATCATGAACACTTCACTGTACCTGGCTGTCAATT ACCCTCCCCGCGAGCCTGTGGTAAACGACTCCATGACGATACTCGATGGATCTACGCTGGCCTTGCACTGTAGCACCCAGGGCAGCCCGGCCCCCACCCTCACCTGGCTGAAGGACGGGGAGCTGGTGGGCACCATCACCGCCGACGAGCTGTCAGTACTGGAGATTGTGGAGATCACCCCCCAGGGAGACGGACAGTACCGCTGCCTGGCCGAGAACGAGCATGGGAGAGCCAGCAGCTCCTTCAACATCACTGTTGAGT ATGCCCCTGTCCTTCTGGAGGAGTCAAAGTGCACCGTGGTGAGGGAGGGTGTCCAGTGTGTGTGCATTGCCACAGGAAACCCTGAACCCACCATTGAGTTCTACCTGCCCGATGTGAATGTCACCATCAACGAAACAGACGGCCGGTACAacttctacacacacacagacggacaCACCTCTACGGGAATGATCAAGCTGCGGGAGAAAGGCGAGCGGGTAGACAACGGAGGCCCAGCCGTCAACGTCCACTGCAGCTACTTCAACACGTACGGAAGAGAGAGCGTACAACTGGAGCTGCAGCAGGAGA AAAAGTACATGATGGCAGTTATAGTTGGCACTATAGGAGGAGTGGCCGTCATAGCCTTCATCATTGCAGCAGTGAGATACGTTGGCCACAACAACAAGAA AGAGAATGGCACCCCTAGGCAGGATGTGGTCCTGGAGAACCCAGCTTTGTACTACAGCGCAGtcaagaaggacaaacaaaatcTGAGGAAGAAAGTG CTTAAGACAGAGCTGTTGGGCTCAAAGTTTAACTCCATTCTAGAGGAAACTACG GGAGAAGACGGGGATTATCAACCTGTGGGCTCTTTGGCAGGACTGGAGAGGCAAGAGCTGAATTACGCTGCTCTGGAGTTTATCGGGGCCAGGTCCAGGGAAGGGGCCTCCGGGAGGGGGGATGATGACAGCAACTACACGGAAATCAAAGCCAAATGA
- the LOC117460277 gene encoding sialic acid-binding Ig-like lectin 5, whose product MFVLICATLLFSVRGIHAETGRVSLLQPDVSQGNCSVIINDLTESDSGEYQLRVNGLLYGRSDGHTYSERAVLSVKALTQKPSVMIPPLTEGQPTTLTCTAPGLCSGSDPEFTWTWRGAGEKDSQITGNITAFKTENLTAVTQSHSSTLTFNPSAEHHSSSVTCEVGFRNNITAEETVTLNVNFYPKILNSSKCEVQSGVLTCVCISKGNPLPYIIWPLLNNHSEYSVITTVSHQTIHSTLTVKDHSNTVVECVGRIKVGEVQHTIPVITSQKREANQHGPSAQLPWVIVAAVSLFVNVISIILIMFLWHSRKKVKPNQEDRTYMSIKKTDVSSDYEVIAQPLN is encoded by the exons atgtttgttctaatctgtgcAACGCTGCTTTTCTCTGTGAGGGGCATCCATGCAGAAACAG GACGGGTTTCACTGTTGCAGCCTGATGTGAGTCAGGGGAACTGCAGCGTCATCATCAACGACCTCACCGAGTCAGACTCTGGAGAGTATCAGCTCAGAGTTAATGGTTTACTGTATGGGAGATCGGATGGACATACATACTCTGAAAGAGCAGTTCTCTCTGTCAAAG CTCTGACCCAGAAGCCCTCAGTGATGATTCCTCCTCTGACAGAGGGGCAGCCGACCACACTGACCTGCACTGCTCCTGGTCTCTGTTCTGGATCTGATCCTGAATTCACCTGGACATGGAGAGGAGCAGGAGAGAAGGACTCTCAGATCACAGGAAACATCACTGCTTTCAAGACTGAGAATCTGACTGCTGTCACACAGAGTCACAGCTCCACTTTGACCTTTAACCCTTCAGCTGAACACCACAGCAGCAGTGTTACCTGTGAGGTCGGCTTCAGAAACAACATCActgcagaggagactgtgactcttaatgTCAACT TCTATCCAAAGATCCTAAATAGCTCAAAGTGTGAGGTTCAGTCGGGGGTCCTGACCTGCGTGTGCATCAGTAAGGGGAATCCTTTACCCTACATCATATGGCCGCTGTTGAATAACCACTCTGAGTACTCCGTCATCACCACTGTGTCACACCAAACTATCCACAGCACCCTAACTGTAAAGGACCACAGCAACACTGTTGTTGAGTGTGTCGGACGCATCAAAGTTGGGGAAGTTCAACACACCATCCCTGTTATAACTTCACAGAAGCGAGAAG CAAATCAACATGGACCAAGTGCACAGCTTCCCTGGGTTATCGTTGCTGCTGTATCTCTTTTTGTAAATGTCATCAGCATAATCCTCATCATGTTCCTTTG GCACtcaagaaaaaaggtgaaaccaAACCAAGAAGACAGAACTTACATGTCAATCAAGAAAACAGACGTGTCATCTGATTATGAAGTTATTGCCCAGCCTCTGAACTAA
- the mag gene encoding myelin-associated glycoprotein isoform X3: protein MWCLELLLPLLLIINDARCQWNVWVPRDISAMTNSCVVIPCTFMYPSGIRPYRGTHGIWYFGQPYPQLFPPVVFKSRTDVVHESYKGRTKLLGDLNQRNCTLLINNIGAEHSGKYYFRADLGGANMYTYPDFSELKVLDQPNIDVPEEIVSDVSLELTCYAPDNCPEMTPEIQWMYIDYLPDPEISSDFLEDGNTAVLSSTLTFTPRPMHNGQLLGCRVYYPNTTLVYERLISLDIKYSPRSVWVNVSSEVMEGSSVMLHCEVDSNPPSRISWMFGDQELLWDTASNVSLSLDDVTPAQEGIYTCYGDNGYGIMNTSLYLAVNYPPREPVVNDSMTILDGSTLALHCSTQGSPAPTLTWLKDGELVGTITADELSVLEIVEITPQGDGQYRCLAENEHGRASSSFNITVEYAPVLLEESKCTVVREGVQCVCIATGNPEPTIEFYLPDVNVTINETDGRYNFYTHTDGHTSTGMIKLREKGERVDNGGPAVNVHCSYFNTYGRESVQLELQQEKKYMMAVIVGTIGGVAVIAFIIAAVRYVGHNNKKEKTGIINLWALWQDWRGKS from the exons ATGTGGTGTTTGGAGCTACTTTTACCGCTGCTGTTGATCATCAACG ATGCCAGGTGCCAGTGGAACGTTTGGGTACCTCGGGACATCTCGGCCATGACAAACTCCTGCGTGGTCATCCCGTGCACATTCATGTATCCGTCCGGTATCAGGCCGTACCGTGGCACTCACGGTATCTGGTACTTCGGCCAGCCCTACCCTCAACTCttccctcctgttgtcttcaaATCACGCACAGACGTTGTGCATGAGAGCTACAAAGGACGGACCAAGCTGCTGGGTGACCTGAAccagaggaactgcacactgctcaTCAACAACATCGGAGCAGAGCACTCGGGGAAATACTACTTTCGTGCTGACCTCGGGGGAGCCAACATGTACACGTACCCAGACTTCTCTGAGCTCAAAGTTCTGG ATCAACCCAACATCGACGTCCCGGAGGAGATTGTCAGCGATGTAAGCCTGGAGCTGACGTGCTATGCTCCCGACAACTGCCCCGAGATGACTCCAGAGATCCAGTGGATGTACATCGACTACCTGCCCGACCCAGAGATCAGCTCTGACTTCCTGGAGGATGGCAACACGGCCGTGCTCTCCAGCACCCTCACCTTCACACCCAGACCTATGCACAACGGGCAGCTCCTGGGCTGCAGGGTCTACTACCCCAACACCACGCTGGTCTATGAGAGGCTCATCTCTCTGGACATAAAGT ACTCTCCGCGCTCTGTGTGGGTGAATGTGTCCTCGGAGGTGATGGAGGGCAGCTCTGTGATGCTGCACTGCGAGGTGGACAGTAACCCTCCTTCAAGGATTTCCTGGATGTTTGGAGACCAGGAGCTGCTGTGGGACACGGCGTCCAACGTCTCCCTCTCCCTGGACGATGTGACGCCTGCACAGGAGGGAATCTACACGTGCTACGGGGACAATGGCTATGGCATCATGAACACTTCACTGTACCTGGCTGTCAATT ACCCTCCCCGCGAGCCTGTGGTAAACGACTCCATGACGATACTCGATGGATCTACGCTGGCCTTGCACTGTAGCACCCAGGGCAGCCCGGCCCCCACCCTCACCTGGCTGAAGGACGGGGAGCTGGTGGGCACCATCACCGCCGACGAGCTGTCAGTACTGGAGATTGTGGAGATCACCCCCCAGGGAGACGGACAGTACCGCTGCCTGGCCGAGAACGAGCATGGGAGAGCCAGCAGCTCCTTCAACATCACTGTTGAGT ATGCCCCTGTCCTTCTGGAGGAGTCAAAGTGCACCGTGGTGAGGGAGGGTGTCCAGTGTGTGTGCATTGCCACAGGAAACCCTGAACCCACCATTGAGTTCTACCTGCCCGATGTGAATGTCACCATCAACGAAACAGACGGCCGGTACAacttctacacacacacagacggacaCACCTCTACGGGAATGATCAAGCTGCGGGAGAAAGGCGAGCGGGTAGACAACGGAGGCCCAGCCGTCAACGTCCACTGCAGCTACTTCAACACGTACGGAAGAGAGAGCGTACAACTGGAGCTGCAGCAGGAGA AAAAGTACATGATGGCAGTTATAGTTGGCACTATAGGAGGAGTGGCCGTCATAGCCTTCATCATTGCAGCAGTGAGATACGTTGGCCACAACAACAAGAA GGAGAAGACGGGGATTATCAACCTGTGGGCTCTTTGGCAGGACTGGAGAGGCAAGAGCTGA
- the mag gene encoding myelin-associated glycoprotein isoform X2 yields MWCLELLLPLLLIINDARCQWNVWVPRDISAMTNSCVVIPCTFMYPSGIRPYRGTHGIWYFGQPYPQLFPPVVFKSRTDVVHESYKGRTKLLGDLNQRNCTLLINNIGAEHSGKYYFRADLGGANMYTYPDFSELKVLDQPNIDVPEEIVSDVSLELTCYAPDNCPEMTPEIQWMYIDYLPDPEISSDFLEDGNTAVLSSTLTFTPRPMHNGQLLGCRVYYPNTTLVYERLISLDIKYSPRSVWVNVSSEVMEGSSVMLHCEVDSNPPSRISWMFGDQELLWDTASNVSLSLDDVTPAQEGIYTCYGDNGYGIMNTSLYLAVNYPPREPVVNDSMTILDGSTLALHCSTQGSPAPTLTWLKDGELVGTITADELSVLEIVEITPQGDGQYRCLAENEHGRASSSFNITVEYAPVLLEESKCTVVREGVQCVCIATGNPEPTIEFYLPDVNVTINETDGRYNFYTHTDGHTSTGMIKLREKGERVDNGGPAVNVHCSYFNTYGRESVQLELQQEKKYMMAVIVGTIGGVAVIAFIIAAVRYVGHNNKKENGTPRQDVVLENPALYYSAVKKDKQNLRKKVGEDGDYQPVGSLAGLERQELNYAALEFIGARSREGASGRGDDDSNYTEIKAK; encoded by the exons ATGTGGTGTTTGGAGCTACTTTTACCGCTGCTGTTGATCATCAACG ATGCCAGGTGCCAGTGGAACGTTTGGGTACCTCGGGACATCTCGGCCATGACAAACTCCTGCGTGGTCATCCCGTGCACATTCATGTATCCGTCCGGTATCAGGCCGTACCGTGGCACTCACGGTATCTGGTACTTCGGCCAGCCCTACCCTCAACTCttccctcctgttgtcttcaaATCACGCACAGACGTTGTGCATGAGAGCTACAAAGGACGGACCAAGCTGCTGGGTGACCTGAAccagaggaactgcacactgctcaTCAACAACATCGGAGCAGAGCACTCGGGGAAATACTACTTTCGTGCTGACCTCGGGGGAGCCAACATGTACACGTACCCAGACTTCTCTGAGCTCAAAGTTCTGG ATCAACCCAACATCGACGTCCCGGAGGAGATTGTCAGCGATGTAAGCCTGGAGCTGACGTGCTATGCTCCCGACAACTGCCCCGAGATGACTCCAGAGATCCAGTGGATGTACATCGACTACCTGCCCGACCCAGAGATCAGCTCTGACTTCCTGGAGGATGGCAACACGGCCGTGCTCTCCAGCACCCTCACCTTCACACCCAGACCTATGCACAACGGGCAGCTCCTGGGCTGCAGGGTCTACTACCCCAACACCACGCTGGTCTATGAGAGGCTCATCTCTCTGGACATAAAGT ACTCTCCGCGCTCTGTGTGGGTGAATGTGTCCTCGGAGGTGATGGAGGGCAGCTCTGTGATGCTGCACTGCGAGGTGGACAGTAACCCTCCTTCAAGGATTTCCTGGATGTTTGGAGACCAGGAGCTGCTGTGGGACACGGCGTCCAACGTCTCCCTCTCCCTGGACGATGTGACGCCTGCACAGGAGGGAATCTACACGTGCTACGGGGACAATGGCTATGGCATCATGAACACTTCACTGTACCTGGCTGTCAATT ACCCTCCCCGCGAGCCTGTGGTAAACGACTCCATGACGATACTCGATGGATCTACGCTGGCCTTGCACTGTAGCACCCAGGGCAGCCCGGCCCCCACCCTCACCTGGCTGAAGGACGGGGAGCTGGTGGGCACCATCACCGCCGACGAGCTGTCAGTACTGGAGATTGTGGAGATCACCCCCCAGGGAGACGGACAGTACCGCTGCCTGGCCGAGAACGAGCATGGGAGAGCCAGCAGCTCCTTCAACATCACTGTTGAGT ATGCCCCTGTCCTTCTGGAGGAGTCAAAGTGCACCGTGGTGAGGGAGGGTGTCCAGTGTGTGTGCATTGCCACAGGAAACCCTGAACCCACCATTGAGTTCTACCTGCCCGATGTGAATGTCACCATCAACGAAACAGACGGCCGGTACAacttctacacacacacagacggacaCACCTCTACGGGAATGATCAAGCTGCGGGAGAAAGGCGAGCGGGTAGACAACGGAGGCCCAGCCGTCAACGTCCACTGCAGCTACTTCAACACGTACGGAAGAGAGAGCGTACAACTGGAGCTGCAGCAGGAGA AAAAGTACATGATGGCAGTTATAGTTGGCACTATAGGAGGAGTGGCCGTCATAGCCTTCATCATTGCAGCAGTGAGATACGTTGGCCACAACAACAAGAA AGAGAATGGCACCCCTAGGCAGGATGTGGTCCTGGAGAACCCAGCTTTGTACTACAGCGCAGtcaagaaggacaaacaaaatcTGAGGAAGAAAGTG GGAGAAGACGGGGATTATCAACCTGTGGGCTCTTTGGCAGGACTGGAGAGGCAAGAGCTGAATTACGCTGCTCTGGAGTTTATCGGGGCCAGGTCCAGGGAAGGGGCCTCCGGGAGGGGGGATGATGACAGCAACTACACGGAAATCAAAGCCAAATGA